One genomic region from Cryptococcus deuterogattii R265 chromosome 7, complete sequence encodes:
- a CDS encoding allantoate permease, which yields MSGSLTEEKAYAMGFQEAAVSYFEGQEEMESLKRVESARSHVLDDSEKSEGISFDALPIIDVTPEDNRRVLRKLDCLLLPLTMIAYTLQYIDRSAMSYAAVFTFRTDLHLIGAQYSWLGSCFFIGYLFFEFPGSYILQRFPLSKIMGTSIVIWGGLLMCMAAPRSFGGAAAIRILLGCSEALVTPGFVLLISRFYKREEQPLRIGLWYCCNGLGSFIGALVSFGIGHIHVDNIPNWAWIFIFNGAITVIFGIIFLLLCPENPQTCKILYAHEKRIALERVRTNRSSLGSKAIKWYQVKEALCPWICPQGWSYFLIVMSLSLPNGGIGNFLHLILQSYGYTSFQTILMGLPQAVLQVLFPLSGAIIARKFPNARLYVLMAYMLPSLVGVIIQYKTRNSGALLFGYYILGSYVASLGICIAAPGANVAGYTKRIIIGAMVFIAYALGNIAGHFFWKSAESPPYRSGMLACMVCFAATIPLGFCLRSYYVYENKRRDSLQAEMGKGTENDQGDFSDRTDVENLSFRYAL from the exons ATGAGCGGGTCATTAACTGAAGAAAAGGCATACGCTATGGGATTTCAAGAGGCGGCTGTGTCATACTTCGAGGGAcaggaggaaatggagagtttgaaaagaGTAGAGTCAGCACGTTCTCATGTGCTTGACGACTCGGAAAAGAGTGAAGGAATCTCTTTTGATGCCTTACCTATCATCGATGTCACGCCCGAGGACAACAGGAGAGTGCTTCGAAAGTTGGACTGT TTACTGTTGCCGCTTACCATGATTGCCTACACATTACAGTACATTGACCGAAGTGCTATGAGTTATGCCGCAGTTTTTACTTTTCGCACAGATCTCCACCTCATAGGGGCCCAATATTCTTGGTTAGGAAGTTGTTTCTTCATTGGTTATCTGTTCTTTGAATTCCCTGGATC ATACATCCTGCAACGttttcctctctccaaaATTATGGGAACATCAATTGTCATATGGGGCGGTCTCCTGATGTGCATGGCTGCCCCTCGTTCTTTCGGAGGTGCCGCTGCTATCCGTATCCTGTTGGGCTGCTCTGAAGCTCTCGTCACCCCTGGTttcgttcttctcatcaGTCGATTCTACAAACGCGAGGAACAGCCTTTACGAATCGGTTTATGGTATTGCTGTAATGGGTTGGGATCTTTTATCGGCGCGTTGGTTAGTTTTGGGATAGGACATATCCATGTGGACAACATTCCCAACTGGGCCTGgattttcatcttcaa TGGTGCCATCACCGTCATCTTTGGCAttatctttctccttctctgcccTGAAAACCCCCAAACATGCAAGATTCTTTATGCTCACGAGAAACGCATAGCGTTGGAGCGTGTAAGAACCAACAGATCATCCTTGGGCAGTAAGGCAATCAAATGGTATCAAGTCAAGGAAGCACTTTGTCCTTGGATCTGCCCACAAGGGTGGTCTTACTTTCTCATAGTCATGTCTCTCAGTTTACCCAACGGCGGTATTGGCAATTTCCTTCATTTGATT CTTCAATCATACGGATACACCTCTTTCCAAACCATCCTTATGGGTCTTCCACAGGCTGTCTTACAggtcctcttccccctctctGGCGCCATCATCGCTCGAAAATTCCCCAATGCCCGACTCTACGTTCTCATGGCGTATATGCTCCCCAGTTTGGTCGGCGTTATCATCCAATATAAGACGCGTAACAGCGGTGCCCTTT TGTTTGGTTACTACATCCTCGGATCATACGTCGCTTCCCTCGGTATCTGCATCGCTGCCCCAGGCGCTAACGTCGCCGGCTACACCAAACGAATCATCATCGGTGCCATGGTCTTCATCGCCTACGCCCTTGGCAACATCGCCGGTCACTTCTTCTGGAAATCGGCCGAATCTCCGCCATACCGTAGTGGAATGCTCGCTTGTATGGTATGTTTTGCAGCAACGATCCCGCTGGGGTTTTGTCTGAGGAGTTATTATGTGTACGAGAATAAGAGGAGGGATAGCTTACAAGCGGAAATGGGGAAGGGGACGGAGAATGACCAGGGAGATTTTTCGGATAGAACAGATGTTGAGAATTTGTCATTTAGGTATGCCCTTTAA
- a CDS encoding D-amino-acid oxidase, with protein sequence MSFDAVVIGSGVIGLSIARELDNRGLKVAMVARDLAEDSLSVGFASPWAGCNWYSFAEGGTPAAEWDAITFSKLAKLAEDHPDLCEKIPFCSVWDLPKSDSESEPWFKDLVFEYKKLKSTPGQHLAGGKKFGYSFKSYVLHAPNYIRHLSSEIRARGIPIHRYRLSSIDEAYNLPGIGKVSLVVNASGLGAKSLIGVEDEKVYSGRGQTVLVRAPGFKACIMHTEGFYADLDESGREITPPPPAYIIPRPGPEGHVVLGGVYQKDNWSTLPDLKEAERILKDCYNLAPELAGPNGKSWKDIEIISHNVGLRPAREGEPRLEIEEREVGTGANGGNGYEVAPKFGCEGERRKVAVVHAYGIGSAGFQASLGMAEKASDLVEKYLSGRRTSAKL encoded by the exons ATGTCCTTTGATGCAGTAGTTATTGGCTCCGGGG TCATTGGCCTCTCTATCGCCAGAGAACTGGACAACCGTGGATTAAAGGTTGCCATGGTAGCTCGTGACCTCGCTGAAGACAGCCTCAGCGTAGGCTTTGCCAGTCCTTGGGCTGGCTGCAACTGGTATTCTTTCGCAGAAGGTGGTACCCCCGCTGCCGAATGGGACGCAATCACTTTCAGCAAGCTTGCCAAACTGGCCGAGGACCACCCCGACCTTTGTGAAAAAATCCCCTTCTGCTCTGTATGGGATCTTCCCAAGAGTGATTCCGAGAGTGAGCCTTGGTTTAAAGATCTGGTGTTTGAA TACAAAAAGCTCAAATCGACTCCCGGCCAGCATCTGGCAGGCGGCAAGAAGTTTGGCTACTCCTTCAAGTCTTACGTCCTTCACGCTCCCAATTACATCCGTCATCTCAGTTCAGAGATCCGTGCGCGAGGCATCCCCATCCATCGCTACCGACTCTCTTCCATCGACGAAGCTTACAACCTTCCAGGTATTGGCAAAGTCTCCCTCGTCGTCAACGCTAGCGGCCTCGGTGCCAAGTCTCTCATTGGAgtagaggatgaaaaagtCTATTCAGGTCGTGGTCAGACGGTGCTCGTACGCGCGCCCGGTTTCAAGGCTTGCATCATGCACACTGAAGGTTTTTACGCCGACCTCGATGAGAGTGGTCGAGAAATCACCCCTCCACCCCCGGCCTACATTATCCCTCGTCCCGGCCCTGAAGGCCATGTCGTCCTCGGAGGTGTCTACCAAAAAGACAACTGGTCTACTCTCCCCGACTTGAAAGAGGCGGAGCGTATCCTCAAAGACTGCTACAACCTCGCGCCTGAGCTCGCAGGCCCGAACGGCAAGTCGTGGAAGGATATAGAAATCATTTCGCACAATGTGGGACTAAGACCTGCCCGAGAGGGTGAGCCCAGGCTGGAAATTGAGGAACGAGAAGTTGGTACAGGTGCAAACGGGGGCAACGGGTATGAGGTCGCTCCCAAGTTTGGCTGTGAAggcgagaggaggaaagttGCGGTTGTGCATGCTTATGGTATTGGATCTGCAGG CTTTCAAGCGAGTTTGGGTATGGCCGAAAAAGCTTCTGATCTCGTTGAAAAGTATCTATCAGGCAGGCGCACGTCAGCGAAATTATAG